One window from the genome of Candidatus Didemnitutus sp. encodes:
- the hoxU gene encoding bidirectional hydrogenase complex protein HoxU, whose translation MAVKTLTIDGRPVSAPEDATILQACTEAGIKLPTLCHLDGVYDVGACRLCLVEVTGNNKLLPACTTRVREGMDIHTDTPKLRHYRKLTLELLFAERNHTCAVCVSNGHCELQSLAADCGMDHVRYDYQSPRWPVDQSHALYGMDHNRCILCTRCVRVCWHIEGAGTKNVAGRGAACEIITDLKQPWADADTCTSCGKCVMSCPTGALFYRGASAGEMVRDRSRLEFIVTAREKQQWNA comes from the coding sequence ATGGCTGTTAAAACCCTCACCATCGACGGACGCCCCGTCTCCGCGCCGGAGGACGCGACCATCCTCCAGGCCTGCACCGAGGCCGGCATCAAGCTGCCGACGCTCTGCCACCTCGACGGCGTCTACGACGTCGGCGCCTGCCGCCTCTGCCTCGTCGAGGTCACCGGCAACAACAAGCTCCTGCCCGCTTGCACGACTCGCGTGCGCGAAGGCATGGACATCCATACCGACACGCCGAAGCTGCGCCATTACCGCAAGCTCACGCTCGAGCTGCTCTTCGCCGAGCGCAACCACACCTGCGCCGTCTGCGTGTCCAACGGTCACTGCGAGCTCCAGTCGCTCGCCGCCGATTGCGGCATGGACCACGTGCGCTACGACTACCAATCGCCGCGCTGGCCTGTCGATCAGTCGCACGCGCTTTACGGCATGGACCACAACCGCTGCATCCTCTGCACGCGTTGCGTCCGCGTCTGCTGGCACATCGAAGGCGCCGGCACCAAGAACGTCGCCGGCCGCGGCGCCGCGTGCGAGATCATCACCGACCTCAAGCAGCCGTGGGCCGACGCCGACACCTGCACCTCGTGCGGCAAGTGCGTCATGAGCTGCCCGACCGGCGCACTCTTCTATCGCGGCGCCTCCGCCGGCGAGATGGTCCGCGACCGCTCGCGCCTCGAATTCATCGTCACCGCCCGGGAGAAACAACAATGGAACGCCTGA